A window of Photobacterium sp. GJ3 contains these coding sequences:
- the nfuA gene encoding Fe-S biogenesis protein NfuA — protein MITITETAQQHFVKLLAQQPEGTSIRVFVVNPGTPNAECGVSYCPPEAVEASDTELKFDMFSAYVDELSLPFLADAEIDFVTDKMGSQLTLKAPNAKVRKVSDDAPLMERVDYVIQTQINPQLSGHGGHVSLSEITEDGVAILQFGGGCNGCSMVDVTLKEGIEKQLLAEFSGELKGVRDVTEHARGDHSYY, from the coding sequence ATGATTACTATTACAGAAACTGCACAACAGCATTTCGTCAAGCTGCTGGCCCAGCAGCCGGAAGGAACCAGCATCCGTGTCTTCGTGGTGAACCCGGGTACACCGAACGCTGAGTGCGGCGTGTCTTACTGTCCGCCGGAAGCGGTTGAGGCCAGCGACACTGAACTCAAATTCGACATGTTCTCTGCCTATGTCGATGAACTGAGCCTGCCCTTTCTTGCTGATGCCGAGATCGATTTTGTCACCGACAAAATGGGCTCTCAGCTGACCCTGAAAGCACCAAACGCCAAAGTCCGTAAAGTTTCAGACGATGCGCCCCTGATGGAGCGTGTGGACTATGTGATTCAGACTCAGATCAACCCGCAGCTGTCGGGTCACGGTGGTCATGTGTCGCTGTCTGAAATTACCGAAGACGGTGTAGCGATTCTGCAGTTCGGTGGCGGCTGTAACGGCTGTTCCATGGTTGATGTCACCCTGAAAGAAGGGATTGAGAAGCAACTGCTGGCTGAATTCAGCGGTGAACTCAAAGGAGTGCGTGACGTCACGGAGCACGCCCGCGGCGACCACTCTTACTACTGA
- a CDS encoding 3D domain-containing protein, with the protein MSLGWCFHASAMPSGAKLKVTATAYNSVPAQTDSNPSIAAWGDRLKPGMKAIAVSRDLLKMGLKHGSKVKISGLPGEYVVLDKMHRRWSKKIDIYMGRDVRAAKNWGRRSVTITVIET; encoded by the coding sequence ATGAGTTTAGGCTGGTGCTTTCATGCGAGTGCAATGCCCTCGGGAGCCAAGCTGAAAGTGACGGCAACCGCCTATAATTCGGTACCTGCACAAACAGACAGTAACCCATCGATTGCTGCCTGGGGAGACCGACTTAAACCGGGCATGAAGGCCATTGCAGTCTCTCGCGACCTTTTGAAAATGGGCTTGAAGCACGGTTCGAAAGTGAAGATTTCCGGTCTGCCGGGTGAGTATGTGGTGCTGGATAAAATGCACCGCCGCTGGTCAAAGAAAATTGATATCTATATGGGACGTGATGTCCGGGCAGCCAAGAACTGGGGCCGACGATCAGTCACTATCACCGTTATTGAAACCTGA
- the dinF gene encoding MATE family efflux transporter DinF yields the protein MLAALKDISLHRQVFTLAFPMVLSNITVPLLGLVDAAVIGHLEHAWYLGGVAVGGMMISVTFWLLGFLRMATTGLCAQAYGASNKPAHAAVFLQGIALAWGLALLLIAGHSLILGAVFHFSDASDAVKTYAEQYFSIRIWGAPAALANFVIMGWLLGSQNARLPMWLLIITNSVNILLDVLFVLGLGWQVKGAAAASVIAEYSGMLLGFYFVSRQWVVLNLPRWNTQLDKIRQGMGRLLRLNRDIFLRSLCLQLAFSFMTFQGASLGDHVVAANAVLMSFLMLVSYGMDGFAYAMEAMVGQAIGARNRDALGRSLIGTTFWSLVISLVMTLAFVCFGPQIIRLISDIPSVQAEAVRYLPWLAAVPLVSMWCFLLDGIFIGATRGREMRNSMFVATCTFFLIWQWFQAFGNHALWAAMLGFLGMRGLSLAAIFAYQWQKNIFLEEACTNK from the coding sequence GTGCTGGCCGCATTAAAAGATATCTCCCTCCACCGTCAGGTTTTTACGCTGGCGTTTCCCATGGTGTTGTCCAATATCACGGTTCCGCTGCTTGGGCTGGTGGATGCCGCAGTCATTGGTCATCTGGAGCACGCGTGGTATTTAGGGGGCGTGGCCGTCGGTGGCATGATGATCAGTGTGACCTTCTGGCTGCTGGGCTTTCTGCGAATGGCGACAACGGGGCTCTGTGCTCAGGCCTATGGCGCCAGCAACAAACCTGCCCATGCGGCTGTGTTTCTGCAGGGCATCGCGCTGGCGTGGGGGCTGGCGCTGCTGCTGATTGCAGGCCACAGTCTGATCCTCGGCGCGGTCTTTCATTTCAGTGATGCCAGCGATGCCGTGAAAACCTATGCGGAGCAGTATTTTTCCATCCGGATCTGGGGCGCGCCTGCCGCGCTGGCAAATTTCGTGATCATGGGCTGGCTGCTTGGCAGTCAGAATGCCCGATTACCGATGTGGCTGCTGATCATCACCAACAGCGTCAATATTCTGCTGGATGTGCTCTTCGTACTGGGGCTGGGCTGGCAAGTGAAAGGGGCTGCCGCTGCCTCTGTGATTGCAGAATACAGCGGGATGCTGCTTGGGTTCTATTTTGTATCACGGCAGTGGGTCGTCCTGAATTTGCCCCGCTGGAACACCCAGCTGGATAAAATCCGGCAAGGCATGGGGCGATTGCTGCGACTGAACCGGGATATCTTCCTGCGCAGCTTATGCCTGCAACTGGCATTCAGTTTTATGACCTTTCAGGGGGCCAGCCTGGGTGATCATGTTGTGGCAGCCAATGCAGTGCTGATGAGTTTTCTGATGCTGGTGTCTTACGGCATGGATGGCTTTGCGTATGCAATGGAGGCCATGGTGGGTCAAGCTATCGGGGCCAGAAACCGGGATGCGCTGGGACGTTCGCTGATCGGGACGACGTTCTGGAGTCTGGTGATTTCGCTTGTCATGACCCTGGCATTTGTCTGTTTCGGTCCGCAGATTATCCGTCTGATTTCTGACATTCCTTCGGTTCAGGCAGAAGCTGTGCGGTATCTGCCGTGGCTGGCCGCCGTGCCGCTGGTCTCCATGTGGTGTTTTCTGCTGGACGGTATTTTTATCGGTGCTACCCGCGGGCGGGAAATGCGCAACAGTATGTTTGTTGCCACCTGTACATTCTTTCTGATCTGGCAATGGTTCCAGGCGTTTGGCAATCACGCCTTATGGGCGGCCATGCTCGGTTTTCTGGGCATGCGGGGGCTGTCGCTTGCGGCTATTTTTGCCTATCAGTGGCAAAAAAATATTTTCCTTGAAGAGGCCTGTACCAACAAATAG
- the cyoE gene encoding heme o synthase: MAKSNLVVQRQIALSGRHWRQLGRDYLMMTKPKVVAMLLLTALVGMCLAVPGIPPLKAVVLGLMGIGLQSAAAAAFNHVLDRRIDGRMARTHHRPLARGRVPTLHAVIFASGMMVLGFALLWQLNALTAWLTFASLVGYALVYTVWLKHATPQNIVIGGLAGAAPPLLGWAAVTGEFDPHALLLVMLVFAWTPPHFWALAIHRRDDYAKADVPMLPVTHGIAFTKTMVLLYTLLLTLIGLMPWLTGMSGMLYLAGSLALNLGFVAYALKLKFADEPGHAWATFKYSIWHLLGLFVVLLADHWLQALIA, encoded by the coding sequence ATGGCTAAATCAAACCTTGTCGTACAGCGCCAGATTGCCCTGTCCGGTCGCCACTGGCGACAGCTTGGCCGGGATTACCTGATGATGACCAAACCCAAGGTGGTGGCAATGCTGTTGCTGACCGCGCTGGTGGGCATGTGTCTGGCCGTGCCGGGGATTCCGCCCCTCAAAGCCGTGGTGCTAGGGCTGATGGGGATAGGCTTGCAGTCCGCTGCTGCCGCAGCGTTCAATCATGTGCTGGATCGCCGGATTGACGGCCGGATGGCGCGAACCCATCACCGCCCGCTGGCCCGTGGTCGGGTGCCGACTTTGCATGCGGTGATTTTTGCCAGCGGCATGATGGTGCTGGGTTTTGCCTTGCTCTGGCAACTCAATGCGCTGACCGCATGGCTGACCTTTGCCAGTCTGGTCGGCTATGCGCTGGTTTATACCGTGTGGCTCAAGCACGCGACTCCCCAGAATATCGTGATTGGCGGACTGGCGGGGGCAGCGCCACCTTTACTGGGCTGGGCGGCAGTAACTGGTGAGTTTGATCCCCATGCATTGCTGCTGGTGATGCTGGTGTTTGCCTGGACCCCGCCGCACTTCTGGGCGCTGGCGATTCATCGCCGGGATGATTACGCCAAGGCTGATGTGCCGATGTTGCCTGTGACCCATGGCATCGCGTTTACGAAGACAATGGTGCTGCTTTATACCCTGCTCCTTACTTTGATTGGCCTGATGCCATGGCTGACCGGCATGAGTGGGATGCTGTATCTGGCGGGAAGCCTTGCATTGAATCTGGGCTTTGTGGCTTATGCGCTGAAGCTGAAATTTGCGGATGAGCCCGGCCATGCATGGGCAACATTCAAGTATTCCATCTGGCATTTGCTGGGTTTATTTGTGGTGCTGCTGGCCGACCACTGGTTGCAGGCCCTGATCGCCTGA
- a CDS encoding cytochrome oxidase, producing the protein MKKHVSLILLLLVFILPVLLAKLVLDRHWYQGGVTNRGQLLEEPVVSDWLGNRGLWQLVYLLPEQCDSRCQGALFNLRQVPVAMGAEQERVASLILVSGQGHLSLPADEASAAGGAIRVAPQPVLDQLRQLQHGAEAIYIADPQGNVMLAYPLVEGKTQVLAQGKDMLRDLKRLLKVSKIG; encoded by the coding sequence ATGAAAAAACATGTCAGTTTAATTTTGTTGTTACTGGTTTTTATCTTACCTGTATTGCTAGCCAAGTTGGTGCTGGATCGCCACTGGTATCAGGGCGGCGTCACCAACCGGGGGCAACTCCTTGAAGAGCCGGTTGTTTCCGACTGGCTGGGCAATCGGGGTCTGTGGCAACTGGTGTATCTGTTACCGGAACAGTGCGACTCCCGTTGCCAGGGGGCGTTGTTCAATTTACGGCAAGTACCGGTGGCCATGGGGGCTGAGCAGGAGCGGGTGGCGAGCCTGATTCTGGTGTCCGGACAAGGCCATCTGAGTCTGCCTGCGGATGAGGCATCCGCTGCAGGTGGCGCGATTCGGGTCGCACCGCAGCCCGTGCTGGATCAGCTACGGCAGCTTCAGCATGGTGCGGAAGCGATTTATATCGCGGATCCGCAGGGCAATGTGATGCTGGCTTACCCGTTGGTGGAAGGAAAAACACAGGTGCTGGCGCAGGGCAAAGATATGCTGCGTGATCTGAAGCGTCTGCTGAAAGTCTCCAAGATTGGCTGA
- a CDS encoding SURF1 family protein, whose product MRRTGFVLFTLVVLLGLVKLGLWQISRGQEKEILTAALKLRGEQTYFSLASLPEDPLWYRVRLSGTFDHSRAVLLDNQLDQGRPGYHLFYPFQTERGDWLLVNLGWIAAPQYREELPVLPEHHGLVQITGLIAPPTQLPELAQEVPGESWPRRVQNIKPDELASATGLPLPAWVVQIAPDDPLALKQNWQPVVMGPQKHYAYAAQWFLLAVAVAGMAWWWLRRTKPERKGSQG is encoded by the coding sequence ATGAGACGGACAGGGTTTGTTCTTTTTACTTTGGTGGTCCTGCTGGGCTTGGTCAAGCTGGGATTGTGGCAAATCTCACGGGGACAGGAAAAAGAGATCCTAACGGCTGCACTCAAACTTCGGGGTGAGCAGACTTATTTCAGTCTCGCCAGTCTGCCCGAAGACCCCTTGTGGTACCGGGTCAGACTCAGCGGCACGTTTGACCACAGCCGGGCCGTCTTGCTGGATAACCAGCTCGATCAGGGCAGGCCGGGATACCACCTGTTTTATCCGTTTCAGACGGAACGCGGGGACTGGCTGCTGGTGAATCTGGGCTGGATTGCCGCGCCGCAATACCGGGAGGAGTTGCCGGTATTGCCGGAACATCACGGGTTGGTTCAGATCACTGGGCTCATTGCGCCTCCGACGCAACTCCCAGAGCTGGCGCAGGAGGTGCCGGGAGAAAGCTGGCCTCGACGGGTGCAAAATATTAAGCCGGACGAACTGGCCAGCGCGACCGGATTACCCTTGCCGGCCTGGGTGGTTCAGATTGCACCGGACGACCCGCTGGCGCTGAAGCAGAACTGGCAGCCGGTGGTGATGGGGCCGCAAAAGCATTATGCCTATGCCGCGCAGTGGTTCCTGCTGGCTGTTGCAGTGGCCGGTATGGCCTGGTGGTGGCTTCGACGGACGAAGCCGGAAAGAAAAGGAAGTCAGGGATGA
- a CDS encoding DUF2909 domain-containing protein translates to MLLKALIICLLIFIVFNLFRALPVMLRGKQSKPMSHFLGRRILFSVLLFALLLLALATGLIDPNPRPY, encoded by the coding sequence ATGCTGCTGAAAGCCCTGATAATCTGCCTGCTGATCTTTATTGTGTTCAATCTGTTCCGGGCCTTGCCTGTGATGCTCCGGGGCAAACAAAGTAAGCCGATGTCTCACTTTCTCGGTCGCCGGATACTGTTTTCCGTCCTGCTGTTCGCCCTCTTACTGCTGGCGCTAGCCACGGGCCTGATTGATCCCAATCCGCGGCCTTACTAA
- a CDS encoding cytochrome c oxidase assembly protein, with product MADNGQDKGKKKSLLTLIVLSLGMFGFAFALVPLYDVFCEVTGINGKTSNQAAIASQQVDEKRNITVEFVAYINPGMAWQFEPEVTRMVVHPGETHKVLFAAKNLTKHATVGQAVPSVSPGQGAQYFNKIECFCFNRQPLAAGASAELPLLFYIDPELPEDINTLTLAYTLFNAQPEPAAQTQ from the coding sequence ATGGCTGACAACGGCCAAGACAAAGGCAAGAAGAAGTCACTGCTGACACTGATTGTATTGTCGCTGGGGATGTTCGGCTTTGCCTTCGCACTGGTGCCACTTTATGACGTGTTCTGCGAAGTCACCGGAATTAACGGAAAAACGTCCAATCAGGCGGCCATTGCCAGTCAGCAGGTGGATGAAAAGCGCAATATCACGGTGGAATTTGTGGCGTACATCAATCCGGGTATGGCTTGGCAGTTCGAACCTGAAGTGACCCGCATGGTGGTGCATCCGGGGGAAACCCACAAGGTACTGTTCGCGGCGAAAAACCTGACGAAGCACGCCACGGTCGGACAGGCAGTGCCTTCGGTGTCGCCGGGGCAGGGGGCACAGTATTTTAATAAGATTGAATGCTTTTGCTTTAACCGCCAGCCACTGGCGGCCGGTGCATCGGCAGAATTGCCATTGCTGTTCTATATCGATCCCGAGCTGCCAGAGGACATCAATACTCTGACGCTGGCTTATACCTTGTTTAACGCTCAGCCGGAACCCGCGGCACAAACGCAATGA